A region of Zeugodacus cucurbitae isolate PBARC_wt_2022May chromosome 5, idZeuCucr1.2, whole genome shotgun sequence DNA encodes the following proteins:
- the LOC105219122 gene encoding acidic leucine-rich nuclear phosphoprotein 32 family member B, which yields MFKKFLCLCLLIGAFALFNELPSVSALPEDAADKDADAAEEPADEEGGEDEEDEEDDEEEPQEAVEAAEEDIEESDDDEGDDEADEVEDEEEENPAQ from the exons ATGTTCAAGAAATTCCTTTGTTTGTGTCTGCTGATTGGCG CTTTCGCCCTGTTCAACGAATTGCCCAGCGTCAGTGCGTTACCGGAAGATGCTGCTGACAAAGATGCAGATGCGGCAGAGGAACCAGCAGACGAAGAAGGCGGTGAAGACGAGGAGGACGAGGAGGATGATGAGGAGGAGCCACAAGAAGCTGTAGAGGCGGCTGAAGAAGATATAGAAGAGTCCGATGATGATGAAGGGGATGATGAAGCAGATGAAGTAGAGGATGAAGAAGAGGAAAATCCAGCTCAATAA